Proteins from a single region of Magnetovibrio sp.:
- a CDS encoding DUF1833 family protein, whose translation MPGHLKTTAATKAAVQRDREEVFLTCFTVTHPELAQPLRMVSNTEDIVRNTKTYVAMPLEVGLPDDDPDRPPRVPVSIENWGEGDLSRLSPEDQAAFKTPMEVFDTFVDPPEVDLEVIMASAPDEPEMGPIRMQFTSVEIGEAMIDGELSADDGFAQEPYPGPSFGPKETPGLHR comes from the coding sequence ATGCCGGGCCACCTGAAAACCACCGCCGCGACCAAAGCCGCAGTGCAGCGCGACCGCGAGGAAGTGTTTTTGACCTGCTTCACGGTCACGCACCCCGAACTGGCCCAGCCGCTGCGCATGGTTTCGAACACCGAAGACATCGTGCGCAACACCAAGACCTATGTCGCCATGCCGCTTGAGGTGGGCTTGCCCGATGACGATCCGGACCGCCCGCCGCGCGTGCCGGTGAGCATCGAAAATTGGGGCGAAGGCGATCTGTCGCGCTTGTCCCCTGAAGATCAGGCCGCGTTTAAGACGCCGATGGAGGTGTTCGACACGTTCGTCGATCCGCCCGAGGTCGATCTTGAGGTGATCATGGCCAGCGCCCCGGACGAGCCGGAGATGGGGCCGATCCGCATGCAGTTCACGTCCGTCGAAATCGGCGAAGCCATGATCGACGGCGAGCTGAGCGCCGACGACGGCTTCGCCCAAGAGCCCTATCCGGGGCCGTCGTTCGGACCGAAAGAAACACCGGGGTTACATCGATGA
- a CDS encoding DUF1799 domain-containing protein codes for MLIHPANADAVRLFVMLKTQWRFAGLDGAPMGLDYQAIEPTARLAGIETTPKLFNKLRVMEYAALSEIAESHR; via the coding sequence TTGCTGATACACCCGGCCAATGCCGATGCAGTGAGATTGTTTGTGATGTTGAAAACACAGTGGCGTTTCGCCGGTCTCGACGGTGCGCCGATGGGCCTTGATTACCAAGCGATTGAACCCACCGCGCGTCTGGCCGGGATCGAAACAACGCCGAAACTGTTCAACAAACTGCGCGTCATGGAATACGCGGCCTTAAGTGAAATTGCGGAGAGCCATCGGTGA
- a CDS encoding phage tail tube protein, whose translation MPLKWRKKVILAKTETVYGTDPVPTGAANAIMISDVTINPLEGDNASRGLVRDTLGSEPTIPVGTHVSCEFSVEIAGAGAAGTAPAYGPLLRACAMAETITALTDVQYDPVSSGEESATLYFNNDGNLHPLLGARGNVTIELAANQIPHFKFRFIGLWSDPVAAALPTPDFTAFTTPIPVNNANTPTFTVHGYSGVMANVKFDLGNVVKHRDLVNSESVNFGDREAKGSTSFEAPALGTKNFFTIAKAATLDAVQVVHGLTAGNIVQFDAPKVQIQSPKYSESDGISMLDMSLNVTPNTGDDELKITVK comes from the coding sequence ATGCCGCTCAAGTGGAGAAAAAAGGTCATCCTCGCCAAGACCGAGACGGTCTATGGCACCGACCCGGTGCCGACCGGTGCCGCAAACGCGATTATGATTTCGGACGTCACCATCAACCCGTTGGAAGGCGATAACGCATCGCGCGGGTTGGTGCGCGATACTTTGGGCTCGGAACCGACCATTCCGGTCGGCACCCATGTGTCGTGTGAATTTTCCGTCGAAATCGCGGGCGCGGGCGCGGCAGGCACCGCGCCGGCTTATGGTCCGTTGCTGCGCGCCTGCGCGATGGCGGAAACCATCACGGCGTTGACCGACGTTCAATACGATCCGGTCAGTTCCGGCGAAGAGTCCGCGACGCTTTATTTCAACAACGACGGCAACCTTCACCCGTTGTTGGGTGCGCGCGGCAACGTCACGATCGAGCTGGCGGCAAACCAAATTCCGCACTTCAAATTCCGCTTCATCGGCTTGTGGTCCGACCCGGTCGCGGCTGCGTTGCCAACGCCGGACTTCACCGCCTTCACCACGCCGATCCCGGTCAACAACGCCAACACGCCGACGTTCACGGTGCATGGCTACAGCGGCGTGATGGCCAACGTGAAATTCGACCTCGGCAACGTGGTCAAGCACCGCGATCTGGTGAACTCCGAAAGCGTGAACTTCGGCGACCGCGAGGCCAAGGGCTCGACCAGCTTCGAGGCTCCGGCGTTGGGCACGAAGAACTTCTTCACCATCGCCAAGGCCGCGACGCTCGATGCGGTGCAGGTGGTGCACGGTCTCACGGCGGGCAACATCGTCCAGTTCGATGCGCCGAAGGTGCAAATCCAGAGCCCGAAATACTCGGAATCGGACGGGATCAGCATGCTGGACATGAGCTTGAACGTGACGCCCAACACCGGCGACGACGAGCTGAAGATCACCGTTAAATAA
- a CDS encoding phage tail tape measure C-terminal domain-containing protein, translated as MSEQIQMGITLKADANGLVGEVRLSTAELEKFGKEAKKAGKNADRGAQDIDKLGRKSKSTAREAKLLNEQTKRMGQSFNGAERRARMLHAAMLALATGMAARVVKSFIDAASVSEQYRVRLEVMLGSIGEANRLFKDMADFAGRVPFQYQEIMSAATQLSGVVKGGVEEVKRWMPLIADLAAASGLPIQQATEQVIRMMSAGAASADLFRERGVLAMLGFQAGVSYSAQETQRMLFASWEAIDSKFKGATAKLANTWAGITSMMGDKWFQYQNMVMDSGPYDFLKAAFQSIDDEFTTNADGVRQHAQEMGQDIVKMATEIMLGTARIVDAVSPAVDTIWDGISDIWDGYRQLPEFVREWGLIGALFLGKKGMIVLGALSYANKHMSELGAGATEKGGAFESDNEGMGAWDSFSQWWDEKQYDFNQSIGRDVSPIVMRMLDRQDQTNAQNNPGADALPTLVRGAGNQRDGGIQPPEQTLEARTQAVVDGIFARMAQSQAARTSSGAEAPSSPPVASGPGHDLKTTKDITREFQKLSKTYEQAADAAMEWRNQAMAGLDETAEGYTDFSNQVEQVYTKMLADAREEDLRSSREWSAGVTRGLKDIADEAGDMASHTEQAMKNLDRAGETAFTSLMRGTTSLSQSFAKMADSIIDDILRIFYKTQISQPIAGFLGSVDWGSLFEFGGGGTGVSEAGTVSTNVSHGGGMAGQSQRTRNVSPDLFANAPRFHNGYSGLRRGEVPTILEDTEEVLTRSDPRHRYNLGAGAYQAGPVVMQPQFYLNIDNRTGGEIEASSVKATARPDGGFDLDVMIDKAVENSLTNGRGKKALHNTYGMTPSLISRG; from the coding sequence GTGAGCGAACAAATCCAAATGGGCATTACCCTGAAGGCCGATGCAAACGGCCTTGTGGGTGAAGTTCGCCTTTCCACCGCAGAGCTTGAGAAGTTTGGCAAAGAAGCAAAAAAAGCCGGAAAAAATGCAGATCGTGGTGCGCAAGACATCGACAAGTTAGGTCGCAAAAGCAAGAGCACCGCGCGCGAAGCTAAACTTCTCAATGAACAAACCAAACGCATGGGGCAGAGTTTCAACGGTGCCGAGCGGCGCGCGCGGATGCTCCATGCTGCAATGTTGGCGCTGGCTACAGGAATGGCCGCGCGGGTGGTCAAGTCGTTCATCGATGCCGCCAGCGTATCGGAACAATACCGCGTACGCCTGGAAGTGATGTTGGGTTCCATCGGTGAAGCAAACCGCCTGTTTAAGGACATGGCCGATTTCGCCGGACGGGTGCCGTTTCAGTATCAGGAAATTATGAGCGCTGCGACCCAGCTGTCCGGCGTGGTCAAAGGCGGTGTCGAAGAAGTCAAACGCTGGATGCCATTGATCGCAGACCTCGCCGCCGCGTCGGGATTGCCCATCCAACAAGCCACAGAACAAGTCATCCGCATGATGAGTGCGGGCGCAGCGTCGGCTGATCTGTTTCGCGAACGCGGCGTATTGGCGATGCTCGGCTTTCAGGCGGGCGTCAGCTACTCGGCCCAAGAAACGCAACGCATGTTGTTTGCGTCTTGGGAGGCCATTGACTCGAAGTTCAAGGGCGCGACTGCCAAGCTCGCCAACACCTGGGCGGGCATCACATCAATGATGGGGGACAAATGGTTCCAGTACCAGAATATGGTGATGGACAGTGGACCGTATGACTTCCTCAAGGCTGCGTTTCAGTCCATCGATGATGAATTCACCACCAATGCCGACGGGGTGCGCCAACACGCCCAAGAAATGGGCCAAGACATCGTAAAAATGGCTACTGAAATCATGCTCGGCACTGCGCGCATCGTCGATGCGGTTTCGCCCGCCGTGGACACGATCTGGGACGGCATCAGCGACATCTGGGACGGCTATCGCCAGTTGCCGGAATTCGTGCGCGAATGGGGCCTCATCGGTGCGTTGTTCCTGGGCAAAAAAGGCATGATCGTTTTGGGTGCGCTGTCCTATGCCAACAAGCACATGAGCGAGTTGGGGGCCGGTGCCACCGAAAAAGGCGGGGCCTTCGAAAGCGATAACGAAGGCATGGGGGCTTGGGATTCGTTCTCACAATGGTGGGATGAAAAGCAATATGATTTCAACCAATCCATCGGGCGCGACGTCTCGCCAATCGTCATGCGCATGTTGGACCGTCAAGATCAGACCAACGCCCAGAATAATCCCGGTGCGGATGCCCTGCCTACATTGGTGCGTGGTGCTGGAAACCAACGTGATGGAGGAATTCAACCGCCTGAACAAACCCTTGAAGCCCGCACCCAGGCCGTTGTCGATGGCATCTTTGCGCGCATGGCCCAATCGCAAGCCGCTCGCACAAGCAGCGGTGCTGAAGCGCCGTCCAGCCCGCCTGTCGCGTCGGGTCCCGGCCATGACCTAAAAACCACCAAAGACATCACGCGTGAATTTCAAAAGCTGTCCAAAACCTACGAGCAGGCGGCGGATGCCGCCATGGAATGGCGCAACCAAGCCATGGCGGGTCTGGATGAGACCGCAGAAGGTTATACGGACTTTTCCAACCAGGTCGAACAGGTCTACACCAAGATGCTGGCCGACGCGCGGGAAGAGGATCTGCGATCGTCGCGTGAATGGTCGGCGGGTGTGACGCGCGGCCTGAAAGACATCGCCGACGAAGCCGGTGACATGGCATCGCACACCGAACAGGCGATGAAGAATTTAGACCGCGCTGGGGAGACCGCCTTTACGTCGCTGATGCGCGGCACCACATCGCTTTCTCAATCGTTCGCTAAAATGGCCGACAGCATCATCGATGACATCTTGCGCATTTTTTACAAGACGCAAATCTCGCAACCGATCGCGGGGTTCTTAGGCTCCGTCGATTGGGGCTCGCTGTTCGAGTTCGGCGGGGGTGGTACCGGCGTATCAGAAGCCGGGACCGTGTCGACCAACGTCTCGCATGGCGGCGGCATGGCCGGGCAGTCCCAGCGCACCCGCAACGTGTCGCCCGACCTGTTCGCCAATGCACCTCGCTTTCACAACGGTTATTCAGGCCTGCGCCGGGGCGAGGTGCCGACGATCTTGGAAGACACCGAGGAAGTGCTGACGCGCAGCGATCCGCGCCACCGCTACAATCTGGGCGCGGGCGCATATCAGGCCGGGCCGGTGGTGATGCAGCCGCAATTCTATCTCAACATCGACAACCGCACCGGCGGCGAGATCGAGGCGTCGTCGGTGAAGGCCACGGCGCGCCCCGATGGCGGCTTCGATTTGGATGTGATGATCGACAAGGCGGTGGAAAATTCGCTGACCAACGGTCGCGGTAAAAAAGCGCTGCACAACACTTACGGCATGACGCCGTCATTGATTTCGAGGGGCTGA